Proteins encoded in a region of the Elizabethkingia bruuniana genome:
- a CDS encoding discoidin domain-containing protein: MKKILFGAAILSVFIANAQQKTYANPVNVDYGYTPIPNFATQGKHRATADPVIVTFKGKYFMFSTNQWGYWWSDDMLNWKFVSRKFLLPQHKVYDELCAPAVFVMKDAMYVIGSTHNPDFPIWKSTDPTKDNWEIAVKEFKVGAWDPAFHYDEDTDKLYLYWGSSNAYPILGTEINTKTLQSEGYVKPLLGLEPSEHGWERFGEYNDNTFLPPFIEGAWMTKHNGKYYLQYGAPGTEFSGYGDGVYVSDKPLEGFTYQSHNPFSYKPGGFARGAGHGATFEDNYKNWWHISTIVISTKNNFERRMGIWPAGFDKDDVMYTNTAYGDYPTYLPQYAQGKDFSKGLFAGWMLLNYQKPVQVSSTLGGFQPNLAVDEDIKTYWSAKTGNAGEWYQTDLGDISTVNAIQINYADQDAEFLGKTLNKMHQYKIYASNDGKSWKTIVDKSKNQKDVPHDYVELETPVKARFLKMENLKMPTGKFALSGFRVFGKGAGEKPSAVENFVALRAESRKNADRRSVWFKWKQNDLADGYVIYFGKSPDKLYGSIMVYGKNEYYFTGADKSDAYYFQIEAFNSNGISERTPVMKSE; the protein is encoded by the coding sequence ATGAAGAAGATTCTTTTCGGAGCAGCAATACTTTCAGTATTTATAGCCAATGCCCAGCAAAAAACATATGCCAATCCTGTAAATGTAGATTACGGCTACACGCCTATTCCTAATTTTGCAACACAGGGAAAGCACAGGGCTACTGCCGATCCGGTAATTGTAACTTTCAAAGGAAAATATTTCATGTTTTCTACAAACCAGTGGGGTTACTGGTGGAGCGATGACATGCTAAACTGGAAATTTGTGTCCCGTAAATTCCTTCTTCCACAACATAAAGTATATGACGAATTGTGTGCACCGGCTGTCTTTGTAATGAAAGATGCTATGTATGTTATTGGTTCTACCCACAATCCTGATTTCCCGATTTGGAAAAGTACAGATCCAACCAAAGACAACTGGGAAATTGCTGTAAAAGAGTTTAAAGTAGGTGCATGGGATCCCGCCTTCCATTATGATGAAGATACAGACAAGCTTTATTTATACTGGGGCTCCAGTAATGCCTATCCTATTTTGGGAACAGAGATTAATACCAAAACTTTACAATCTGAAGGTTATGTAAAACCTCTTTTAGGATTAGAGCCTTCAGAGCATGGCTGGGAAAGATTTGGAGAGTATAATGATAATACCTTTTTGCCGCCTTTTATAGAAGGGGCATGGATGACCAAGCATAATGGCAAATATTACCTGCAATATGGCGCTCCGGGAACAGAATTCAGTGGCTACGGAGATGGCGTCTATGTAAGTGACAAACCTTTGGAGGGCTTTACCTACCAGAGCCACAATCCTTTTTCTTACAAACCCGGCGGATTTGCCCGAGGAGCCGGACACGGTGCTACATTTGAAGATAATTACAAAAACTGGTGGCATATTTCTACCATAGTTATATCAACTAAAAATAACTTTGAAAGAAGAATGGGTATCTGGCCTGCCGGATTCGACAAAGATGATGTTATGTACACCAATACAGCTTATGGTGACTACCCTACTTACCTCCCACAATATGCACAGGGAAAAGACTTTAGCAAAGGACTTTTTGCCGGATGGATGCTGCTCAATTATCAGAAACCCGTTCAGGTTTCCTCTACTTTAGGCGGATTCCAGCCAAACCTGGCAGTAGATGAAGACATTAAAACCTACTGGAGTGCTAAAACCGGAAATGCCGGAGAATGGTATCAGACAGATTTAGGCGATATCTCTACTGTCAACGCCATACAGATTAATTATGCCGATCAGGACGCAGAGTTTTTAGGCAAAACACTAAACAAAATGCACCAGTATAAAATTTATGCTTCTAATGACGGAAAATCCTGGAAAACAATTGTAGACAAAAGCAAAAACCAAAAAGATGTACCGCACGATTATGTTGAGTTGGAAACTCCGGTGAAAGCACGTTTTCTGAAAATGGAAAACCTGAAAATGCCTACCGGAAAGTTTGCTTTAAGCGGATTCCGTGTATTTGGTAAGGGGGCTGGAGAAAAACCATCGGCAGTAGAAAATTTTGTTGCACTCCGAGCGGAATCAAGAAAAAATGCTGATAGAAGAAGTGTATGGTTTAAATGGAAACAGAATGATCTGGCGGATGGTTATGTTA